The genomic stretch agtttttgttttacatctatatttaatgctttatgccttgtttagttggagtaCGGAAAGTTTTTGTACGTTACATCGAATGTTTCGTAGGACATCGGAAGAAGTATTCAGATagtaataaaaaactaattacataacttgCTAGAAAACTGCAAGATGAATTtactaagcctaattaatctatcttTAGCACAtttaggttactgtagcacttaaggctaatcatagactaactcggtttaaaagatttgtctcaaaaTTTCTAattataattagtttattttttatgtgtCTAAAAATTTAATAGGATGGTTGAAAACTTTTTTTGAGTGCGAATGAAACAAGGCCCCTGACTCGGCagaattcaaaattttaatttcgGAGCCCTTCTAGCTTCTGCCGTCCGCACCTGAATCGGGACCACAAATAGACGAAACCCCCCATTCTTGTTTTCTCTGCACCGACGCCTCGTCTGCTctgctccccgaagctgctcaAGTGGGGAACCGGAGAGAAGGGAGATGGCGGAGGCGGTGGCGTACGAGGAGCAGCGGCGGAGGCAGATAGAGGCGAACAAGCGGAAGCTGGAGGAGCTGCAGCTCCACCACCTCTCTGCCGCCGTCAGagaggccgccgccgctgccaaaCCCTCGTCGGTGTGTCCCGTTTTCTTGACCGGTAGGGCGGTAGCCATGATGGCCGCTGCCGGGCTGTTTCTTGTGTCGCTGCCGATGCCTTCTTTCCTGTCATTCTCTGGGTATACTTCAAATCGGCCTTTTGTGTAGGCCAAGAAGCGGAAGGCTCAGGTGCCGCGGGACGCCGCCGCGGAGCCGCTACGGCGTTCTGGCCGAGTCGCCAACCTCCCCGAGAAGCCCATCTACCGCGAGGTCAAGGTGAACTCGCCATTTCTGCAGGTCAGCAAGTCCAATGCGTCGGTGCTGTGGGACGCTGCCACCTCCGTGGTGGCGGAGCCGCTACGGTGGTCCGGCCGACTCGCCAACCTCCCCGAGAAGCCCATGTACCGCGAGGTCAGTGTGAAAGGGTCATAGTCTCATAGAAATTACTATAGATAATAGATTTCATTTTCTCCTTACTTTGTACAACAAATCGCGGTTTTGAAATCAATGTGATCCAGGATTCGGACGAGGAAAGGAGCTACGCCATCTCTAAGGCTGATGAGCTGGTGCAAGAGCTGGGCTCCAGCTTCCCCATCTTCACCCAGCCCATTACACTGTCCCATGTCACCGGAGGCTTCTGGCTGGTAAAGTAGAGGAGGCTTCACTTCGGCACGTCCTGTTGTTTTCGATTATTAATCCATCCCCCCCATCGAGGTGAATTCTTGTTTGGTGGGCTTGTGAAATCGCAGGACCTCCCAAAGTATTTCTGCCAGAAGCACCTGCCGAAGAGTGATGAGACGATAACCCTGGTGGATGAGGAGGATGACGAGTCAGACACACTGTACCTCGTAAGGAAGACTGGCCTCAGCACTGGATGGAAAGAGTTCGCCATCGAGCGCAAGCTGCTTGATGGAGATTGCTTGGTCTTCCAACTGATTGAGCGGACAAAGTTCAAGGTGATTGAGATCTATTTTGCATAGCAAGAACGTGTCTGAATCATCAATGGAGCATGGTGGCTGAGTGTAGCAGGGAACTGAATAACAATAACCAAAATTTACGGACGATTCtttagaaataaataaaaatttgTCTTGTTTCAAACTTGGCCTTTGTACAAATTTACTTCAATTGTTTCCAGTCATCAGATTCAGATGTTATCATGACTTCTTATCCATCATGTTATTCCAGTACTATCTGTTTTTCTTAAGGACTAACTAGGAGAAATCTATGATTGTAATAATGTTGACCAAGCAATTTCTCTTGTGCAAGTGGTGCAGGTCTACATAATTCGAGCAACTTCGTACTTTGAAAGTGAGTACTGAAACTAGTAGCTTCTAATATGGTGATTGGAGCACAGGTAAATTTCACCTTCATTGGTTTTTTGGGTAAATTCTCCCATTTCCACATTGGGTTTGAACTTTCAGCTTTTATCGGCAAACTTCAATGTTTATAATCTCACTTCCATtagttatgaaaatacaaggacctATGCTGCTTTCGTGAGGTTATCTTGATCTTGGACACAGATCCTGTGCAGTCGCTACTGCTACTGCAAGATAAGCAGTCTGCAGTCATTGAACCTGAACCATCCATAGCAGAAGGAATGGCTTGGATGAAAGCTCTTCTTTTTCCTGTTTTTTCGTATCATTTTGCATTCACCCTCTACTGTCAGCCAGTTCTTTTTGAGTCAAAGAGCAgcaattaaaaaaaagaaagcatAAATATTACAATAATGCAATTAACACTTGATAGCTTACAGTAATATCATATATATTACTCTTGGCTAGATGTTAATGTCCTCTAATTATATTTGCAAAAGAGGGAGCATATGCTGAACACAAAAGAGCAAATGGTAAACTGAGATCCTTTTGCAACTATCAAGGTTATCTGTTCCTATTTTCGTATACAAAAGCTTGCATCGCCCAATTGCAGGTGCACATTCACAAAAGAGCATATGCTTAACACAAAAGAGCATATGACTAAACTAAGATCCTTTTGCTTATACCAAGTTTCTGCACTTATGCTCCTATTTTCATGTACAAAAGCTTGCCTCACACATCAGCAGACTTTATCTTGCCTCCAAAATGCAGCCTGTGAACATAAGTAATTTagagttgatgatttctcaaTTTTGTGCAACATGTATATTTAACCTATATACTTACATAACAAGTTTTCTAAAAGTGCCATCCATCTATCCCTCTGGAGTGAGGATCTGTGAGAACAACACTTGAATTCTAAAAGGAGAGAGAATCATAGAGAAAAATACCATGGTTAAATTAAATACAAGGATGCTATTTTTATGTACAGAAAAGATGTGCCTGCATACCATAAGAACTTGGTTACAACTGCTAATTGATTCATATGCTTGCAATTCTGGCATAAGATTTCCGCTTTCTTCATGTTGAATAGGCTTGCTTATTTTCTTCCTGTtccctttcttctttttcttctgaaGTTTCTCGCCCCAAGTTTTCTTTCGTTTTGATCCACCCTTCTGCCTTTCTTTCGTCTTCAAACCAGCGACATTTGCGCACTATTCAGGTAAACTGAATGGTGCTTGAGCACTAGGCTGTTCAACATCAATATAAGGAGTTCCTCTGATTTTTTCTTCCACTTGCTTACTCAAATTATGAACTGCATTTTCCACAAGCAAGCAACAGTCTTCAGAATCAGCAGCTcttgaagccacgggaaggaaaatTTTGCAAAGGTTTTTGTACCGAAGTGCAGCGTCTAACTTAGGATTTTCCATTATATCCCTCCCATGCATATCTTGAATAATCCCTGTTCTTGCATCTCGTGTCCATCGATTCAAAAAAGTATCTTTCAGGTAACAACTTAATGTTCACCAAATCGAGACCTTTTAGTGCATGCCTACATAATATACCAATTCTCTCAAATAGACTACAACTACAAGAGACCATCTGATCGGTCAGGTGACTATAACATTGCAGGTGTATAACTTTACTTGCTTGTATTAATATAGGTGCATTCATCCCAATTCTTGGTTGTTTCTTCCTAGATTCAAATTCAGATTGTACCTCCTTCCCTCTCTTGATTTGAACAACAGCCTCCGCTCGCTTTAGGAATCTAATGATGTCAAGATCTGATTTCAAATGACCTTTTAATGCATTATTCAGTCTCTCACTAAGTTGTGTACTTCACATTCCTAGTGAAAAAAATATCCAGCATGTAGCACTCAGCCCACATCTCTTTCAACCTGTAAATGCTGTCCAACCAAGTTGATTTACTAACTTTGCTTCTCATAGCATCAAATGCCTCTTCAAAATCAACTTTTTTCTCATACTCATACATGTAAGAACTAAAATCTAATAGGATACTTGGGACTTCCTCATTATTAGATTCTTCTTCATTCTGGGACTCTTATTCAATAGAATACAGGTGTTTCAATGCATTTTTGTGATATATGCCAAGTAAACAAACCATGCCATGTACTAGTGAACACCTCAGAGGCTCAGATACAGCCTTTCCCATAGCAATATCCTGATATGTGAAAACAGAAAATTGTTTGAGGTTGCTTCTGGTTATGTGTTGACAAAGATGCGTTGAATAACCACTTAAAATGACTCAAATGTCTCATCATACATCAAAGCTGACCAAAAACCAGAGTCTCTCTAAACTGGTTGAAACCTACAAACATACCAAATGGTCTATATTCTTTGTTGGTTCCAAAGGTAGTGTCAAATGAGATAACATCACCAAAGTGAGCATAGTAGACAATCATCTTTGCATCAGCCCAAAATATATTAGCTATCTGCTCATCACAATCCATTTGTATTGCATATCGAAATGAGGGATTTTCCACCACTTAATCTTCAAAATATTTTAACAAACTTCCAGCCTCACCATACAACATCTCTCTTTGGCATTTAGTTTGCAAATAATTTTTATGATCACGATGGGTGTATGTGTATCCAAGGTTAGATGATGCACCAACATATCGACCAAGAAACTCAAGTGCTGCTTTAGGTGTAATACCGGAATCATCAGCCACTGGGGTGTTATAGGCAATTCATCTAGCAATGGATGAGTGTTGTCCCGTGCGTCATTGCCAGCAGCTACTGGGGTAGTGGGGTGCTTGTCAGCGTGCTCTCTGCCACAGGAAATCACACAGGGGCACCGGGGAGCTGCATAGAGCCGTCGTCTTCGCCATGGGCGTCCTGCTTAGCGCCAGCGTTAGCACCACATCGCCCTCTAACAAATATGGGTTTGCACGCAGGGGCAGTAGAAGCACCTTCATGAGTGGTGGGAAGAGGTGCTGGAGGAGTGAGTTCCATGGCACAGTGTCCCGTCACTTTGCTCTTCCCAGCAAGAAAATGGCAACAAACTCTTGTCCCCTCCAGCCATTTCTCTCCAAAAGAGCTATTAATAGAATATAAAGTAAGGAGAAAAAGGAAGTCTTTCATCCAAGCCATCCCTTCTTGTATGGATGGCTGCTTATCTTGCAGTAGCAGTATCGACTGCACAGGATCTGTGTCCCTTGAGATCAATGTCTGATAGGCATGCAGTCAATGCATAAACATGAGTAAGTACTAGATGGTCTGGTGACTCTTTCAATTGATGTAGATTTTTTTATTGTACCATTgccttttccttttcctttccaGATATATTTCATTGGTACTTGAACTCTGTGCTCCACCTTTCTCTTGTAGGTTTGTAGTAGTAGTTTACACAATTTCATTTTGTACTTTTTTGGTAAAATATTACTTTTTCTGTAATTTTAGCAAGATGTTTGTTTAGTATTTGTGAAAAGGCAGGCTTAGCTGTTGCTGGAAGCACTGATAGCTTGGGCTTGGTGCATTGTTTTCTTAT from Sorghum bicolor cultivar BTx623 chromosome 3, Sorghum_bicolor_NCBIv3, whole genome shotgun sequence encodes the following:
- the LOC8082176 gene encoding B3 domain-containing protein Os06g0194400, with the translated sequence MAEAVAYEEQRRRQIEANKRKLEELQLHHLSAAVREAAAAAKPSSAKKRKAQVPRDAAAEPLRRSGRVANLPEKPIYREVKVNSPFLQVSKSNASVLWDAATSVVAEPLRWSGRLANLPEKPMYREDSDEERSYAISKADELVQELGSSFPIFTQPITLSHVTGGFWLDLPKYFCQKHLPKSDETITLVDEEDDESDTLYLVRKTGLSTGWKEFAIERKLLDGDCLVFQLIERTKFKVYIIRATSYFESEY